The Halosimplex litoreum genome has a window encoding:
- a CDS encoding DUF7549 family protein, producing MWVRSEYAGELAVLATWLTALLPWSVSVLRESPSWIDGTFTVVNIRFVFLQFHYLFGIALGQQSLDGLVQFVFEIPEFVPTNQVPEGRLWLATAVLFGCMLLFSLVYYARDQWLEAAAERAERRIADAAPDALADALPAPLTARLTLDPVRVFGACFAVLAVAFSVSTAMFFQHQPTVPVGALFMWVFAVILLRVERA from the coding sequence ATGTGGGTCCGCTCGGAGTACGCCGGTGAACTGGCAGTCCTCGCGACGTGGCTGACCGCCCTCCTGCCGTGGTCGGTCTCGGTGCTGCGCGAGTCGCCGTCGTGGATCGACGGCACGTTCACCGTCGTCAACATCCGCTTCGTCTTCCTCCAGTTTCACTATCTGTTCGGGATCGCCCTCGGCCAGCAGTCGCTGGACGGGCTCGTCCAGTTCGTCTTCGAGATCCCCGAATTCGTCCCGACGAATCAGGTGCCCGAGGGACGACTCTGGCTCGCGACCGCCGTTCTCTTCGGGTGCATGCTCCTGTTCAGTCTCGTCTACTACGCGCGCGACCAGTGGCTCGAAGCCGCTGCCGAGCGGGCCGAACGGCGGATCGCCGACGCAGCCCCGGACGCGCTCGCCGACGCCCTCCCTGCCCCCCTCACGGCCCGCCTGACGCTCGACCCCGTCCGCGTCTTCGGCGCATGCTTCGCGGTGCTCGCGGTCGCGTTCTCCGTCTCGACCGCCATGTTCTTCCAGCACCAGCCCACCGTCCCCGTCGGCGCCCTCTTCATGTGGGTGTTCGCCGTGATCCTCCTGCGCGTCGAACGCGCCTGA
- a CDS encoding SIR2 family NAD-dependent protein deacylase, with product MERDDTTDGGDANGAAGAAGADGAVLSALAAEIADAERVVVLTGAGVSVPSGIPPFRGEPSDDGPDPVWETYDPAEFHRRRFDADPEGFWTDRLALRETMYGDGVEPNAAHEALAAMEARGHLDTLLTQNVDGLHAAAGSESVVELHGTSARVVCDRCGATQSAGPVWGRVCDGDRPPTCDCGGVLKPDVVLFGEALPDEAFDRAQTAARRADVFLAVGSSLTVRPAALLPEIAAESGATLAVCNLEATAYSERADYDLRADATEALPALVTSLDE from the coding sequence ATGGAGCGCGACGACACGACCGACGGCGGCGACGCGAACGGCGCGGCGGGCGCCGCGGGGGCGGACGGCGCGGTACTGTCGGCGCTGGCGGCCGAAATCGCCGACGCGGAGCGGGTCGTCGTCCTCACGGGCGCGGGCGTGAGCGTCCCGTCGGGGATTCCCCCCTTCCGCGGCGAGCCGAGCGACGACGGGCCGGACCCGGTCTGGGAGACTTACGACCCGGCCGAGTTCCACCGGCGGCGCTTCGACGCCGACCCCGAGGGGTTCTGGACCGACCGGCTCGCGCTCCGGGAGACGATGTACGGCGACGGTGTCGAACCGAACGCCGCTCACGAGGCGCTGGCGGCGATGGAAGCACGGGGTCACCTCGACACCCTCCTCACGCAGAACGTCGACGGACTGCACGCGGCGGCGGGGTCGGAGTCGGTGGTCGAACTCCACGGTACGAGCGCCCGCGTGGTCTGTGACCGCTGCGGTGCGACCCAGTCGGCCGGTCCCGTCTGGGGGCGCGTTTGCGACGGGGACCGACCGCCGACCTGCGACTGTGGCGGCGTGCTCAAACCGGACGTGGTGCTGTTCGGGGAGGCGCTCCCGGACGAGGCGTTCGACCGGGCACAGACCGCCGCGCGGCGTGCCGACGTGTTCCTCGCGGTCGGGTCGTCGCTGACGGTGCGACCGGCGGCGTTGCTGCCCGAGATCGCAGCGGAGTCGGGTGCGACGCTCGCCGTCTGTAACCTCGAAGCCACGGCGTACTCCGAGCGGGCCGACTACGACCTCCGCGCGGACGCGACCGAGGCGCTGCCGGCGCTGGTGACGTCGCTCGACGAGTAG
- a CDS encoding transcription initiation factor IIB gives MSDTTIRTGAEEQTSERLREEEEAESTSEQECPECGGRLDADTEHGETVCAECGLVVEEDEIDRGPEWRAFNPSEKDEKSRVGAPTTNMMHDKGLSTNIGWQNKDAYGNSLSSNQRQKMQRLRTWNERFRTRDSKERNLKQALGEIDRMASALGLPKTVRETASVIYRRALEENLLPGRSIEGVATASLYAAARQANTPRSLDEMTAVSRVDKMELTRTYRYVVRELNLEIKPADPESYLPRFVSDLELSDDTERRARELIVSARDQGILSGKSPVGLAAAAVYAAALLTNEKVTQSEVSEVANISEVTIRNRYKELLESVDAPA, from the coding sequence ATGAGCGACACGACAATTCGAACCGGCGCCGAGGAACAGACGAGCGAACGGCTGCGGGAGGAGGAGGAGGCCGAATCGACGAGCGAGCAGGAGTGCCCCGAGTGCGGCGGTCGGCTCGACGCCGACACCGAACACGGCGAGACCGTGTGTGCGGAGTGCGGACTGGTCGTCGAGGAAGACGAGATCGACCGCGGCCCCGAGTGGCGAGCGTTCAACCCCTCCGAGAAGGACGAGAAGTCCCGCGTCGGCGCGCCGACGACGAACATGATGCACGACAAGGGCCTCTCGACCAACATCGGCTGGCAGAACAAGGACGCCTACGGCAACTCGCTGTCCTCGAACCAGCGCCAGAAGATGCAGCGCCTGCGCACCTGGAACGAGCGCTTCCGCACCCGCGACTCCAAAGAGCGCAACCTCAAGCAAGCGCTGGGCGAGATCGACCGGATGGCGAGCGCGCTCGGGCTCCCGAAGACCGTGCGCGAGACGGCCAGTGTCATCTACCGCCGCGCGCTGGAGGAGAACCTCCTGCCCGGCCGCTCCATCGAGGGCGTCGCGACGGCGTCGCTGTACGCCGCCGCCCGGCAGGCCAACACCCCGCGTAGCCTCGACGAGATGACCGCCGTCTCCCGCGTCGACAAGATGGAGCTCACGCGGACCTACCGCTACGTCGTCCGCGAGCTGAACCTGGAGATCAAGCCCGCGGACCCCGAGAGCTACCTCCCGCGGTTCGTCTCGGACCTCGAACTCAGCGACGACACCGAGCGCCGGGCCCGCGAACTCATCGTGAGCGCGCGCGACCAGGGCATCCTCAGCGGGAAGTCCCCCGTCGGCCTCGCCGCCGCCGCGGTGTACGCCGCCGCCCTGCTGACCAACGAGAAGGTCACCCAGAGCGAGGTCAGCGAGGTAGCCAACATCTCCGAGGTCACCATCCGCAACCGCTACAAGGAACTCCTCGAATCCGTCGACGCACCGGCCTGA
- a CDS encoding DUF7836 family putative zinc-binding protein, translating to MEEAYVRLLCPECTKDWESTPTELPEHTALYHCPNCHASRRLAEFTRTDRDLQTLKSLG from the coding sequence ATGGAGGAAGCGTACGTCCGATTGCTTTGCCCCGAATGCACGAAAGACTGGGAGTCGACGCCGACGGAGCTCCCCGAACACACGGCACTCTATCACTGCCCTAACTGTCACGCGAGCCGGCGGCTCGCGGAGTTCACGCGGACCGACCGCGACCTACAGACGCTGAAGAGTCTCGGTTAA
- a CDS encoding DUF5793 family protein encodes MRRDYVTLELRHVDRDGDHLPTAVLAYDGPSDLLEERLTDAVGEPLDRERVDVAFRLRTADGDTTGVFSLTNRLTGEFVVEVNADAESVRGLVDAARRDDDPDDADGCYRVVVERDGEAVADYEKRTLLVYDDEGSLLRQRSLIPSGVEL; translated from the coding sequence ATGAGGCGCGATTACGTCACGCTGGAACTCCGTCACGTCGACCGGGACGGCGACCACCTGCCGACGGCCGTACTGGCCTACGACGGCCCGTCGGACCTCCTCGAGGAGCGGCTCACGGACGCGGTGGGTGAGCCGCTGGATCGCGAGCGCGTCGACGTCGCCTTCCGTCTGCGGACGGCCGACGGCGACACGACCGGCGTCTTCAGCCTCACCAACCGGCTGACCGGGGAGTTCGTCGTCGAGGTCAACGCCGACGCCGAATCGGTGCGCGGTCTCGTCGACGCCGCCCGCCGGGACGACGACCCCGACGACGCCGACGGCTGCTACCGCGTCGTCGTCGAGCGCGACGGCGAGGCGGTCGCCGACTACGAGAAGCGGACGCTGCTCGTCTACGACGACGAAGGCAGCCTCCTCCGACAGCGGAGTCTGATCCCGAGCGGCGTCGAGTTGTAG
- a CDS encoding translation initiation factor IF-2 subunit beta, with protein MDYDDMLDRAMEETPDIEGSSDRFEVPDPDIRQEGNVTVYENFQDTCDRLGREDDHVMQALQNELGTSGHIDESGRARLTGEFSERRVTNAIDEYAEEFVLCSECGLPDTHFEREGGVLLLRCEACGARSATSG; from the coding sequence ATGGACTACGACGACATGCTCGACCGGGCGATGGAGGAGACACCGGATATCGAGGGGAGCTCCGACCGGTTCGAGGTGCCGGACCCGGACATCCGCCAGGAAGGGAACGTGACCGTCTACGAGAACTTTCAGGACACCTGCGACCGCCTCGGTCGCGAGGACGACCACGTCATGCAGGCGCTCCAGAACGAACTGGGGACCAGCGGACACATCGACGAGAGCGGCCGCGCCCGCTTGACCGGCGAGTTCAGCGAGCGACGGGTCACCAACGCCATCGACGAGTACGCCGAGGAGTTCGTCCTCTGCTCGGAGTGCGGACTCCCCGACACGCACTTCGAGCGCGAGGGTGGCGTGCTTCTCCTGCGCTGTGAAGCCTGCGGCGCGCGGTCTGCGACGAGCGGTTAA